GGGCTATCCATTACCCGTGCTGCCTCACCCAGGCCCGGCTTGGCGGCGAGCTCTTCCTTGCCCGAACCTAGCGCCTTGCCCAGCCAGCCACCGATGCTTTCACCACCCATGCTGCCCAGCACGCCACCGATCAGGCCGCCGATCGCGGTGCCGATCACCGGCACCACCGAACCGATGGCGGCACCTGCCGCAGCACCGGCCAAACCGCCTCCGAGGCCACCGACGGCGGTGCCATATCCCTCGAGTTTCTGCTCGGGGGGGGCGTCGCTGTTGTAGGTCTCGGCAAGTTGCAGGCCGGTGTCGAGCAAGTTGGCACCAGGAATGCGCCTGAACACTCGCCTTGCCACCGAGGCGCCGGCATTGCCGGCCACCGCCCTGCCCACCTGGCCCGTGAATGCAGTACTGGCGAGTCCGGCTGCGCTGGCTGCCGATGCGGCGGCTGGCGGTCTGTCCTGGACAGCTTCCTGGGCCTCGAAGAAGGCCGCCTCGTCCTCGGCTTCGTCGACCTCTTCTTCCTCCTCCTCTTCCTCCGGCTCCTCGGCATCGTCACCCGCTTTCGGCATGCGAGCGGCAGGAGTCTTTGCCTTGTCGGCAGGAGCGTCGTTGGCGGTGGGCTTGTCGGAGAACAATCCATGGAGCGTCTTGCCAGCCAGGCCGCCGAGACCTTCACCGATCATTTCGCCAATCTCACCGCCGTACTTCTGGATCCGCTTGTTCTTGGTCACACCTCCGAGCAGTTCCGCCCCAAAGCTTCCCAGTACACTGCCAAAAGCGGCGCCTACCGCCTCGGCCTGGTCCTCGCTCTTGTCCTTGAGCACGGCCAGGCCAAGCTTTGTGACGCCCTTGGCGGCGGCCTTGCCACCGTTCTCCCTGAGACCGCTGGTGATCTCGCTGCGTCGGTCGGGAGATTGCCCTTGGTAGGTCCGCGCGCCCCAGGCGGCAAACGCGGTACCGCCCAGTGCGCCTGCCGCGATCAATCCGCCCTTCACGATCTCCCGAGCGCCATTGGCGGGCCCTTCGGGGGGGCGTTCTTGCGTTGCAGCAGCGCTCTCGGGTGCGGCGCTTTGGGTCTGCTCTGACGGCGTGGCGGTCCCCTCGGGTGCATCGACAGAACGTTGAGCTGAAGCGTCAGCCGCGGCCTTGTCCTTGCCTGGTGCATCGTTGGCGGCGGGCGTATCGGAGAACCAGCCGAAGACTTTTTTGCCAAAAAATCCGCCGACACCTTCGCCGATCATTTCGCCGATCTCACCACCGTACTTCTGGATCTGCTTGTTCTTGGTCAGGCCGCCCAGGAGCTCCGCTCCCAGGTTGCCGAGTACGCCTCCAAGCGCTGCGCCTGCGGCCTCGGCCTTGTCCTCGCCCTTGTCCTTGAGCATGACCAAGCCAAGCTTGGTGAGGCCCTTGGCGGCAGCCTTGCCACCGTTCTCCTTCAAGCCCTTGGTGATCTCGCTTTGTCTTTCGGACGTTCGGCTTTGATAATACGAACGTGCTCCCCAGGCAGTGCCAGCGGCTACAGCGACAGTACCGGCACCGACCGCTCCAGCCTTGAGCACCGCCAAACCCGCATTCGCCGACTCCAGAGGCACACGCCCCTGCTCCGCGCTGCGCGCCTCGGGCGGATCACCCCGGGCCGGCCGTGGCGCGGGACTCGTCCCCTCCAGCAAGGCCGCCTTGCGCAGCTCCAACGTCGGGGCTGGTGACTCCTTGGCGGTGGGCGCGCTCGAGGCCACCGCCATCGCACGCAGTTCCAGCGGCTTGCGCCCAAGTGACAGGTAAAGCCTGCGCAAGCGCTCGACCTCGTTCCCCTCACGGCGTAATCGGTCGATCTGCGCCTTATGTGTCCATGCCTGGTCGTTATCCAGCTGCCTTTCGGCCTGGCCCACCTTGTCCAGCTCGAGCCCCAGGCGGATGACCTCGCCGATCAACCGCCCGAGCCGGGTACCGTCCGCTTGCCTGCGCAGGCGCTCGACCTGGCCACGCAAGCTGTCGACGGACCTGCCCAATGCCTGGTCGCTGGTGACGCCGAGGGTGAACACCTGTGTGTTCGCCATGGCTTGCTCCTTGTCACTCCGCCAGCCACCAGACCATGTCGCTGTACGACATGGTCATGATTTCGCTGGCGGAAAAGTTCAGCTCCTTGGCCAGCCGCCTGGCGGCGGCCTTCTGCCGGGCAGGGTCAAACCTCGTCGTCCTGCACCAGGCGAAAATAGCCAGTCTGCAGGCGGCTGTAGTCCTTCAGGGCCAGGCCCTCGAGGTCCTTGACGCCAACCTCGGCGAGCGAGGCGAACAGGTTCAGTTCGCGCTGCTCGTCATCGCCCACGCCACCGGCCTGGGCATTGCGGATGTCACGCACGGTCGGTGCGCGCAGCGACAGGCTGTCGACCTGCACACCGTTGGCCTCGCTGGGGCGCGACAGGCGCACGGTCACGCGCTCGGCGTCGACGGTCAGCCATTGCGGCAATTTTTTTGCTTGAGCCATCGAGCGTTCTCCTTAAAGACCCAGGGCGGCGCGCTGGGCGGCCAGTTGGTCGACGCCGTCGATCACCCGCTTCATGCCCAGGGCGTCGATTTCGTAGACCAGGCGGCCATCGACTTCGAGCTTGTAGTAGGTGACGGCGACGCTGTGCTTGATCTCGGCCTTGTCGCCGGACTTCCAGTCCCCCATGTCGATCTCTTTCAGCGAGCCGCGTAGGGTGACGATGACCGGGTTGATCTTGCCCTTCAGGCCCTTGAAGGCGCCGCGGAAGGTGCCGTTGAAGGCGGTGCCGTCGGCCAGGCCGAAGAACTTCAGCGACTCGCGGCGCACGCCGGTGGTGGTGAAGGCGGCTTCCTGCTTCTCCATGCCCTGGTCCATCTCGACCGGCATGTCCATGCCGCCGGGGCGGTGCTCTTCCATCTTCAGGGTGAGCTTGGGCAGGGTCAGGCTGGGCACGTCGCCCTGGAAGCTGACGCCATCGACGAACAGGTTCAGGTTGGCCAGTGTTTCGGGAATCATTGCCATGCGGATGCGCTCCTTAAGCGGCGGAATCGAGGACTTCGGTCAGCCACTGGTTGGTGACTTCGACGCGGAAATTGGGGTTTTCGGCAGGCGGCACATCGGTGAAGCGGATGTTCCAGTACACCTTGCCCTGCTCCAGTTGGCTGGCGGTGTTCAGTTCCGGATCGGCGAAGACCTCGAAGTTGATGATCGCGCCCTGGTTCTTCAGGTCGCGCATGAAGGCCTGCAGGCCTTCGGTGACGTCCTTGACGTAGGTGGCGGTGATGGAGCGGTCGACGGCCCACTTGTGGCCGTAGAGGATCGCGTCCATGACAATGTCCATGGTCCGTACGCGGGTGACGAAAGCCCATTTCGGGTCGCTCGACAGGGTGCGGTTGCCCCACAGGCGGAAGCCGTCGTCGCGGATGATGGTGGCGATGTTGGCGTTGTTCAGCTGGTTGGCGCGGCAGGTGTCGTCGCCATCGAGGAACTCCACGGCGCGGGTGGTGCCGGTGATGCCGACGAACTCCTTGTTCGAAGGCGAAGCCCAGAAGCCGTACTCGCGGTCGGTGAAGGCGAACAGGCCGGCGACCCAGGCCGACCCCGGCGCGTCGACGGTGGCCTCTTCGGCGTTGTCCCAGTAGCGCACGCCCGGATCGACCAGGAAGGCGCGCTTGGCACCGAAGTTCTTGGCGTAGGCGATGGCCGCTTCATCGGTGGTGTTGGGGCCGTCGATGATGGCGATGGCGCGCAGCTTGTCGGCCAGGGCCACCAGGGCGGTGCCGACGGCTTGGGTGGCACTGTGCTTGGGGGTGACCAGCAGACGTGGCTGGGCATTGAAACGGCTCTTGCCGTCGAGCAGCGCCTGCAGGCCGGTGCGCTTGCCGTCGGCCAGCACGTTGCCGATGATCGCCGAGGTCTGCTCGGCGGCATCTTCGAGCTTGGCCACGCCGCAGGCGACGATGACCGCCTTGGCGCGGCTGTAGATGGCGCGGCAGGCCTTGGTGATCGCCGCGTCCTGGCCGAACGCCGCGACCGCTTCGCGCTCGCTGGTGATCAGGATAAGGTCATTGGCCTTGGCGGTGACGCCCGGGCCTTCGGTGAAGGTGTCGACCAGGCCGATGATCGAGGACGACGGCAGCGCGATGCTGCGGGCGCCGGTGTCGACGTTGGTCACGGTGACGCCGTGGAAGAATCCACTCATGTAGGTTTACTCCAGGTTCAGATATGAAAAAGCCCCGCGGGTGCGGGGCCTGGAAGGGGGGCAGGATGAACAACGCCCCGAATATGTGGGGCCTCCTGAAAGGCAGAAGTTACTTGGCTTTAGAACTGGTGATTAGTTCGATCTCTCGCACCAAAGACTGATAGCGTTCGAATCGGGCTTCGCCATCGGCAATATCCAGTTCATGCTTGCGCATGCGCAGTACCGCTAGAGCCTCCTGGTCCATCCGTTGTTGCTCAGCCTGCTGAATGATGAGGTCAGCAGCCTCGGTGCAGCTCAGGCCTGCGGAGTCCGCGTAACTCTTGATCCAGATGCCGGCATCGCCTTGATAGCCGGCATCCTTGTATTGCCGGGCAGCATTTTCACGGGAAAGATACTCTTTTTCGAAGCGGCTCCAGTTGGCATAGATGGCTGCCACTTGCTCATCGATCAATACTTGCAATTCTAAGGAGGAGGGCCAAGTCTTCGGCCGCTCCCGGATCGAAGGTGGAAAAACATCGAAGTCAAGAATTTTATAATCTGACTGGGCCTTAAGAAGCTCCTCGTAAACTTCCCTGGACACCGCCTTAGCCGCTCCTGGAATACTATGGTGAACTTCATCGTTATAGAACGTGCGTTCTCCTTGCACTACAAAAATTGTCATCAACCTTTCCTCAAAATCCAATCGCTCGCCACTGTACAATGCGTGAGTTGGCAAGATTGGTGTCGCAAAACGCCTGCCCCTCAAATCCCACAATACTAGGGATACCGATACTTACCGACTGTCTATCCTGACGGTAAGAGGACACCTTGTCGTAATCGTCAATGGATACGCCAATGCTAGCGACTACCGATAAACAGGTATTTGGAAACCTTAGTGGGAACACCGTGTCAATTGCGGTCGTTGAGATGTTTACGGGTAGCACGATTCGCCCCCATTGTTCGATGAAACCGTTGGGATTCTTCGCCCAGCCGACTACCGCTTTGAGAGAGGCATAATCTGGCAAGTTGGAAAGCCCACCAGAGATAACCGTGTAGATATTGTCTGCTACACACATCAGCATGACCGGTAGCTCGTTGGAGCGGATGGTGATTGTGTCGTACTGCCTGGATCCGATGCTGATGTACCCACCAGCAGCTACTGGTTTCTTTATGGTCACCGTCCCGTCACCATCGCCCACGGAAATCGTGAAGACCGAACCGGTTGCAATTCCCGAGGACGGTAACTGGAGACTGCCACTCCAAACCCCGACACCTCCCATGTAGGTCAAGCGCCCAACATGTTCGGCCGTCAGCGTCGCTCCCACCAACGCAGATACGATTTTTGAAGAAAATGCCAGCCCGATCTCCCTAGCGAACTCTGTGGTGGCCAGTCGGCTCGAACTGTCACCTCGCCCGACTGTTGGCGCACTTGGACTGCCAGTCAGTAAGGGACTATCCGTGGTTGCTAGTACACGCCATGAAGACCATTTCTGCTCATCAGACATGACCCGGATTGCGCGCTGGACCGGATCAGGTCCCAATCCGGACTGTCCAGATGTCAATGTCTGGGTCAGGTAGTTCTTTTCATTAAGGCCATCCACGACCAGTGAAAAACGCCGTGCTCCAGTCGTCCAACCTGTCGGGAGATTCAAAACTCCAGACATGGGAGTAATATAGTTCCCAGGGACTGTGTAATTATTCAGGTCTGCTTCAGTACTGAAAACACCTATTCCGATACCGTAATCACCAGAGCGAACCAGACGCCCTGCTGTGCGATCCGTCACCGATTGCAGCTTGGGCGTATTCCCACTGTGCCAGACCTCCTGCCATGGCAACCATGTGCCGAGTGTATTTCGAGTTCGGATGAACGTTGCCGGTGCGTCCGTACTTACCAGAGAATCCCAGATCTGAGTTGCGGCGTTCGCCGTTCCACGTTCCATATGCAACAAGGAGGCATTGGGGATCGGCTGACCAGCCCCACCTGCGAGATACCCTACAGGCCATACCGGGTGCGTCCCCTCGTTGCCGCTGATCATGTAGAAGCCATTAATGTTCAGCGTGTCTATATTGCCCGCATAGGGAGTGCAGGTCCCGCCCACGCCGAACTGTGCCATGGCACCACGTACGAATGCCGTCGTGGCAATTGAAGTGTCGTTATCGGTGACAGCTGGAGTGGGTGCCTTCGGATCCCCTGTGAATACAGGGCTGGCCAACGGCGCTTTGAGCGCCAGCGCAGTATCCACCTGGCCCTTGGTATAGACATCGGTCAATCCATATCCAGCTACCGTGGTCGGGTTGGTCGCGGCAATCACTCGTCCGTACTTGTCTACCGTGACACTACGGTAGGTTCCTGCCGACACTCCGCTACGGCCAAAAGCCATTTCATAACCCTGGGCACTGACACCCAGGTTGATCGGTCCATCGCTGACCAACTGCCAAGCACTGTCACCGTTGACCGTGCCCTTCTCGACCAGCACCAGCAGGCCAGGCGTGACCTTGGCATCGCTGTCGGCATCGCTGCTGCGCGTCCATGCGCCTGCGGCCGCCAGGTAGAGACCATTGTCCTTGGCCGCCGTCTGGTCCTTGACCAGCACCCGGGTCCCCGCCTGCAATGCAACTCCATCGACGGTCTGCAATCCGCTCAGGGTAATGGCGGCTGTGGTCGCGACCTGCACCGAATGCTTGAAATCCTGCCGCGCCAGTTCCTCGGTGACCCACTCACGAGTGGCCAGGACCACCGCCGGATCGATCTTCAGTTGCACGTTACTGGCACTGCTGACGATCAGGTTCATGCGCACCACCTGGGTGCGCCCCGAGCCCTGGCTGAGCAACGGTTTGTAGGTCGGCGCGCAGTTGGCCACGGCGACCATGTCGCCATCGGCGTCGTACAGCGCGATCTCGCGGATCCACTTGCCGCCGACATCCGCCGGGATGACCTGCTCGGCGACGATGATCGCGCTGTTCTTGTCGTCCACCTTCAGCTGGTTCAGCGGCGCCCGGCGCCATTCGTTGATCAGGCTGGTCTGGGTGGCGTTGGGGGTGGGGTCGGTGCCGTTGGCGTCGCCCACGCCCATCTGGGTGATTTTCCACGGGATGCCCAAGGCATCCGCGTTGGCCTGTTTCGCCGCGCCCACGTTGGTGAGGATGGCGTAGAACTGGGAATTCTGGTCAACCATGTGCAATGTCCAAGGTATCGATTGTGTGTTCCCGGCCGC
This window of the Pseudomonas mosselii genome carries:
- a CDS encoding phage tail sheath subtilisin-like domain-containing protein, whose product is MSGFFHGVTVTNVDTGARSIALPSSSIIGLVDTFTEGPGVTAKANDLILITSEREAVAAFGQDAAITKACRAIYSRAKAVIVACGVAKLEDAAEQTSAIIGNVLADGKRTGLQALLDGKSRFNAQPRLLVTPKHSATQAVGTALVALADKLRAIAIIDGPNTTDEAAIAYAKNFGAKRAFLVDPGVRYWDNAEEATVDAPGSAWVAGLFAFTDREYGFWASPSNKEFVGITGTTRAVEFLDGDDTCRANQLNNANIATIIRDDGFRLWGNRTLSSDPKWAFVTRVRTMDIVMDAILYGHKWAVDRSITATYVKDVTEGLQAFMRDLKNQGAIINFEVFADPELNTASQLEQGKVYWNIRFTDVPPAENPNFRVEVTNQWLTEVLDSAA
- a CDS encoding phage tail assembly protein, which produces MAQAKKLPQWLTVDAERVTVRLSRPSEANGVQVDSLSLRAPTVRDIRNAQAGGVGDDEQRELNLFASLAEVGVKDLEGLALKDYSRLQTGYFRLVQDDEV
- a CDS encoding phage major tail tube protein, which translates into the protein MAMIPETLANLNLFVDGVSFQGDVPSLTLPKLTLKMEEHRPGGMDMPVEMDQGMEKQEAAFTTTGVRRESLKFFGLADGTAFNGTFRGAFKGLKGKINPVIVTLRGSLKEIDMGDWKSGDKAEIKHSVAVTYYKLEVDGRLVYEIDALGMKRVIDGVDQLAAQRAALGL
- a CDS encoding pyocin knob domain-containing protein gives rise to the protein MAQFGVGGTCTPYAGNIDTLNINGFYMISGNEGTHPVWPVGYLAGGAGQPIPNASLLHMERGTANAATQIWDSLVSTDAPATFIRTRNTLGTWLPWQEVWHSGNTPKLQSVTDRTAGRLVRSGDYGIGIGVFSTEADLNNYTVPGNYITPMSGVLNLPTGWTTGARRFSLVVDGLNEKNYLTQTLTSGQSGLGPDPVQRAIRVMSDEQKWSSWRVLATTDSPLLTGSPSAPTVGRGDSSSRLATTEFAREIGLAFSSKIVSALVGATLTAEHVGRLTYMGGVGVWSGSLQLPSSGIATGSVFTISVGDGDGTVTIKKPVAAGGYISIGSRQYDTITIRSNELPVMLMCVADNIYTVISGGLSNLPDYASLKAVVGWAKNPNGFIEQWGRIVLPVNISTTAIDTVFPLRFPNTCLSVVASIGVSIDDYDKVSSYRQDRQSVSIGIPSIVGFEGQAFCDTNLANSRIVQWRAIGF